From a single Arachis hypogaea cultivar Tifrunner chromosome 3, arahy.Tifrunner.gnm2.J5K5, whole genome shotgun sequence genomic region:
- the LOC112790071 gene encoding uncharacterized protein, translated as MAMGTSVAFKLSLLLSLLSVSIFTTVLSDTRQNVVTFTPPTCKRIECPAYDVVHVGNGYEIRRYNSTVWISNPPIPDISLVEATRTGFFSLFDYIQGKNEYNQKIEMTAPVITEVSPSDGPFCESSFVVSFFVPKQNQANPPPAKGLHVQRWEAVHVAVRQFGGFVSDSTVGAEAAALKDAIAGTEWASAIENSHRAGHASVYIVAQYNSPFEFDDRVNEIWFLFDLDNKLLAM; from the exons ATGGCAATGGGAACAAGCGTCGCATTCAAGCTTTCACTACTCTTGAGCCTCCTCTCAGTTTCAATCTTCACAACTGTGTTGTCAGATACCCGCCAGAATGTAGTGACGTTTACTCCTCCCACATGCAAGCGCATAGAGTGCCCTGCCTACGACGTCGTTCACGTCGGAAATGGCTACGAAATTCGCCGCTATAATTCCACTGTTTGGATTTCAAATCCACCAATTCCAGATATTTCTCTTGTTGAAGCTACCAGAACTGGTTTCTTCAG CCTATTTGATTATATTCAGGGTAAGAACGAGTACAACCAAAAAATTGAGATGACAGCACCAGTGATCACTGAAGTGTCACCCAGTGATGGACCCTTTTGCGAATCCTCATTTGTTGTGAGCTTCTTTGTGCCAAAACAGAACCAAGCAAACCCTCCTCCTGCTAAGGGACTCCATGTCCAGCGATGGGAGGCGGTGCACGTGGCTGTCAGGCAGTTTGGTGGCTTTGTGAGTGATTCAACCGTTGGTGCGGAAGCTGCTGCATTGAAGGATGCTATTGCTGGCACTGAGTGGGCTAGTGCTATTGAAAATAGCCACAGAGCTGGACATGCTTCTGTTTACATCGTCGCTCAGTACAATTCGCCTTTCGAATTTGATGATAGGGTGAATGAGATAtggttcttgtttgatcttgacaATAAACTGCTGGCAATGTAA